The following nucleotide sequence is from Bos indicus x Bos taurus breed Angus x Brahman F1 hybrid chromosome 26, Bos_hybrid_MaternalHap_v2.0, whole genome shotgun sequence.
GCCTCGGAGAGGTTCCTACCCGCGCGGGTTcccgcccctccccagcctccgaAATAAGCAGGATCAAACAACCCCCCCAGACTTTGCTCCGGGGGCGTAAGGGTCTCTTCGCTGCCAGAAGAGGGTCAGAGACCGAGACGTCGCAGGTCTAGGAGACAGGGGCGCGGAGTGGGTGGCGAACACGTAGTGGAAGGCGAACCTGGGGCCGGCCCTTGCCTGCGCCCCTCGGAGCCAGGGCGGCGAGAGCATAGCCCAGGAGACGGAGAGCCTGGGCACCCCGCGGGCCATGGATTCCTCGGTGGCCAGCACTCGGAGCAGGCTAAGACAGCCCGCCTTGAGAGCATTCGGAGGCAACTCCTCTGCGTCCCTCCTTAAAGGGTCAAGCGGCCGCAGGCCAGCCCCCAAACTGGCCGCAGCTCGGAGACTGGGGACCAACACCAAGCCCGACTCCTCGCCGCCCAGTTTCCAGACGCAGCGAGCGGGCGGTCGAGCCGGAAAAACCTCCATCCAGGCCTCGCCGGGCGCCCACCCGGAGCAGGCCGAGGGCAGCGTAGGATGCAGCGCTCCGCGGCCCCGCGACGTGGCACGTACCTTGGAAGCGGTGGCCCAGATATCGATAGCGATGGATGAGCCAGGGGTAGAAGGTGGACGGGTCCCGCTGCTGCGAGGCGAAGAGGGGGTGTGGCGAGTGCgaggagggcagggggtgggcgGCCAAGGCGTGCGGCGGCGGCACCGGGTGCACTGGCACGGCCGGGTTGGGCGGGTGCGAGACCGCCTCGGCGAACACCAAGTCCGGGTTGGAGTAGACGCCCCTgccggcggcagcggcggcggcggccgagtGGAAGCCGTTGAGGAACGGGTTTATGGGGCTGGAGTTGGCGTAGCTGAGCGCCGCGGGACGGATGGGATCCTCGGAGCGCGAGGCGGGCAGGGGACTGTCCTTGGCCACCAGCGACTCGATGGTGAAGCAGCGCTTGGGCGCCGGCTGGAACATGCTGCGCCAAGGAGCGGGCGCCCGGGGCTCCCGGCTCCCGGCGACCGCGGCGCGCTGCCTCCGCCGCCCGCTGCCCGCTGCCCGCGGCGAGAACGGACGAGAATTGGGGACttgttgggtgggggtgggggtggggggaggaaagggaggaagaaaggaaaggaaaggaaaaaggaaaggaggggggagggggagggaaaggcAACGCCGAGGATCCCGAGAATCTTGCACCAAACGCGCCCAACCTGGAGAGAGGGGGAGAAATCCTTCCAGAAGAATTTGCAGGCGTGGAttggggtaattttttttttttttttggcgagatggcgtgggggggggggggtcgaAGTTAGAGGCGGAGTGGGGGGGGGTAGTTTCTCGGGGGAGGCaaaaaaaagttttctctctTCTGCAAAAGGCGGGCAGGGCGCCCTAAGTCCAAGGACAATCCATGGAAGTGTTCGCTTCTTCACAAGTTGTGCAAACGATTTGTTAGTTCATGAGCCTAATTAGTGCGGGGATCACATAAACAGCTTCCTCCGAAGCCTGGTAAATGGCTTGATGATTGGTCGCTATTACTCGCCCTGAGGTGGAAGGGGGGAGACTCTTTAAAGTGCGTCAGAGGGAGGCGAGCGCCTGGGAACCCGGAGGCCTGGATCCGGGCCGAGAGTGGAACGGAGTCGCCGCCGTTGCCGCGGCAGTGCCTCCTGCGCCCGCCGGGCCGCCCGGCCTCTCGGCGCCGTCGCCCCGCGCCCCCAGCTCACTCGCTCCCGCGGCGCCGCAGCggcttcttctcctcctctttcgcctcctcctcttccttcgctttttctcctcctcctcctcttcctccttctcctcctccagttctccctcctcctctttccccacctcctccccctcgGCCACCGCCTCCTCTCCACCACCATCACTCCCTCCGGGGCACCCCGGTCTCTGCAGAGCCCCCGGTCGGCGCCGTCTCCTCTGTGGCCCCCTGGATTCCCCAGCCTGCCGAGCCCGGGCTTGGGGGTACAGACGGACGCGCGGACACTACAGATTCCTCGCGCCCAGCGCTTCGCGCTGCTGCCCTCCGCAGCCCCGCGTCTGGGGAGCTGGAATCGCCACGGGAGCCCTCGAGGGTAAGCAGGCAAGGGTGGGTTCCCGGCGAGGGTTAACGGAGCTGTTCGGTCAGCTATACTCCCGGCGATTTCCTAGGTGAGGAGGGAGCCTGGCGTGAAGGGGTGCTAGGTGGTCCAACCGCGCGTAGCCTCGAGGTCTCAGGGTGGCTGATCTGTCCATCCTTGACGCGGCTCGTTCTTTTCCAAGTTGAGACCGGAGTGGATGACCCTGCGGGGACGGTGGGCGCTTCCAACTTCCCCACAGGGTCTCGATTTTCCTTTCCGGGAAGGGGCTCATCTCCTTCCCCCAAAAGCTCCTTCTGCAATATCTGGGACTAGGGGTCCAAGGTCAAGGGAGAGGCTGATGTGCTGTTACTATTACCATTAGGTTGTCGTTATTATTTTTGTCAGTgttgttgtcattattattatttattgtcactatttctattattattctgCCATCTGTCGTCCCAGGGGCGGGTTGCTGTGCAAACCCCGGGCTTACAATTAGGGAGTGCAGATCGTTTCTCCAGTCCCAGGCCGTGTCCGCATTTTCGAGCTTGCCTTCGGTTTTGGGATGATTTTAGGGCCGAGTTCCCTCGTCCCCATTGGCTCACGCAGCAGCATAATTATGATCACATCCCCCAGGCTGCTGGCGCTGCTCTCTGTTTATTGGTGGTTAAAGATCTATTATCTATTCATCAGCcgcctctttttctctctctcttttttttctttttgccaattACATTCTTCTAAAGTGAAGTACCAGCAGGTATTTTGCACGTTTAcaattaatgattttaaaaaaaaactggcatcCTTTAAATCTCTTACTTGGCGGCCCATGTCATTTTGCTTAAGGACGAAGAAATGCCTGTGTTTGGTGATGAGGTTGCCGTGAGACTGAAAAAATGTCGATTgggagggggagaaaagggaagtccTGTAAGTCAGGCTGCACCGCCCCTAGATTCATCAGTCGTAAGTCCCCAGGTCTGGGAACATGTTCCCCTGTGTTGCCAGCTATCTGTTCCCTGCCCTGGGGTCACCCCTGATCCTCTGTGGATTCATCTACTGTGTATGTATGTTCATGTCAATTTCTCTTTATTCCAGGCATAGTCTGTATTGGGGGTGCAGTGAGAGGAGGGTCCAAAAACCCCTTTTGGAAAACACTCTAGGCGAGAGAGGGGTTAGGAGTGTGTTTTCTGGGGTTGTCCGGGCACCTGGCCTTAGGGAGGACCCAGCAGAGATCATGATGCTGCTTCCTCCCAACCTTCCCAgggcatatacatacacatattcacACACGAGACAGTCTTGGGCCTCAGCTTTGTGTTCATGTCCCAAGAAGCCTGCCCCTGCCTCAGACTTCAGCTCTCTTATGCCAGTTATGGGCAAGGCTCTCGGCTGGGTTTTCACTCTTAGCAGTTTCTCTCCACCTTGCTTTGTGGCATCCCCCCATCCTTTCCTACAAGCCCAAGGAAACAGGGTGCTTGATCCAGCCTTTTGGGATGGGGTGTATTTTGAATACTATCTCCCTGGGTCCTAAACCACAGACCACCAAAAATATCATCTCCAGTTCAGAAAACCTTCCTTCACTTAGGCTGTAGGGACACAAGCCCCATTGTGCCCAGGCCAACAGAGAGCCTGAAGCCACAAGGAAAACTGGAAGTTTTTGGGCTGCACTAGCCAGCCAGTCTGGGGTAGAAGTAGAGGTCAGCCTTCTGTTCCCAGAAAGAAGCACCCAGTTTAGGTGGGTTGTAGATCCCCAATCCTGGAGTCGATGGGAGAGGACCCCATTCTGCACAGAAACATCTCCATGAGGGCTGGAGGTTCAGATTCGCCTGCAGACCAGACCTGTCAAACTCGGCCTTAGGCTCCAAATGGAAACTGGGGGTACTAAAAGCCCCACCCTGTCTGCAGGCGGGGAACGGCCATTCGTAGCACAGTCAATATTAGTGATCTTAGCTGAGGGGAATAGCAGGACACGATCTTGAAGGCCAAGGGCCTCCACTCAATGTCTGGGCAGAGGGGTGAAGCCATCTCTCCTAAACTCTCAGGCTAAGCACTCAAGTGTTACCGCTACCACCTTAAACGCTTTCCCCTGCTTTGGTCAAGATGTGTCCAGAAAGTGTCCTAACGAAG
It contains:
- the EMX2 gene encoding homeobox protein EMX2 isoform X2, coding for MFQPAPKRCFTIESLVAKDSPLPASRSEDPIRPAALSYANSSPINPFLNGFHSAAAAAAAGRGVYSNPDLVFAEAVSHPPNPAVPVHPVPPPHALAAHPLPSSHSPHPLFASQQRDPSTFYPWLIHRYRYLGHRFQGKSMVSEPQDEVQKAEAGGRRLRFATKEKRDAPY
- the EMX2 gene encoding homeobox protein EMX2 isoform X1; translated protein: MFQPAPKRCFTIESLVAKDSPLPASRSEDPIRPAALSYANSSPINPFLNGFHSAAAAAAAGRGVYSNPDLVFAEAVSHPPNPAVPVHPVPPPHALAAHPLPSSHSPHPLFASQQRDPSTFYPWLIHRYRYLGHRFQGNDASPESFLLHNALARKPKRIRTAFSPSQLLRLEHAFEKNHYVVGAERKQLAHSLSLTETQVKVWFQNRRTKFKRQKLEEEGSDSQQKKKGTHHINRWRIATKQASPEEIDVTSDD